In one Brevibacillus choshinensis genomic region, the following are encoded:
- a CDS encoding ABC transporter ATP-binding protein — protein MALLTLENVSVAYDNQYILQNFNLNIEKGQLISLLGPSGCGKTTTLRLIAGFLEAKDGKFLFDGKDYTRVPVNKRNFGFVFQSYALFPHLSVFDNVAFGLRLRKVNETEVKKRVMDILDVVSLNGFEKRHPKELSGGQRQRVAIARALVIQPDLLLFDEPLSNLDANLRINMRVEIRRIQQELGITTVYVSHDQEECFSISDQVAIMNKGIIEQLDDPATIFKYPKTEFIARFIGFTNFITFGERTEQNGEISLRVGDNAFTASKHPGTANASGKKCALRPDDLIVTTEEALDQDMNRLKGSVKVSTFLGRSYQYVVETELGDFTVNQEMETPYRSGQKVNLLFPKDKMVLVD, from the coding sequence ATGGCATTGCTCACGCTGGAAAACGTATCGGTTGCCTACGACAATCAGTACATTTTGCAAAACTTCAATCTGAACATCGAAAAAGGACAGCTCATTTCCTTGTTGGGGCCGAGCGGGTGCGGAAAGACCACGACTCTGCGCTTAATCGCAGGCTTTTTGGAAGCAAAGGATGGGAAGTTCCTGTTTGATGGAAAAGACTACACGCGCGTCCCAGTTAACAAACGCAATTTCGGATTTGTGTTTCAGAGCTATGCGCTGTTCCCGCATCTGTCTGTATTCGACAACGTCGCTTTCGGACTGAGACTGCGAAAAGTGAATGAAACTGAAGTGAAGAAACGGGTCATGGACATTCTCGATGTCGTCAGCCTGAACGGCTTTGAAAAGCGTCACCCGAAAGAACTCTCCGGTGGTCAAAGACAGCGGGTAGCGATTGCACGTGCGCTTGTCATCCAGCCTGATTTGCTGCTGTTTGATGAGCCGCTCTCCAATCTGGACGCCAACCTGCGGATCAACATGCGGGTAGAAATCCGGCGCATTCAGCAGGAGCTGGGCATTACGACAGTTTATGTGTCTCACGATCAGGAAGAATGCTTCTCCATTTCCGATCAGGTGGCGATCATGAACAAGGGGATCATCGAGCAGTTGGACGACCCGGCGACCATTTTTAAGTATCCAAAGACAGAATTCATTGCGCGTTTTATCGGATTCACCAACTTCATCACGTTTGGGGAGCGCACCGAGCAAAACGGAGAGATCAGCTTGCGCGTAGGTGATAACGCGTTTACCGCATCCAAGCATCCAGGTACAGCCAATGCATCCGGCAAAAAATGCGCCCTGAGACCAGATGACCTGATCGTGACTACAGAGGAAGCATTGGATCAAGATATGAATCGTTTAAAAGGGAGCGTCAAAGTCAGCACATTCCTGGGCCGCAGCTACCAATATGTCGTAGAAACCGAACTGGGCGATTTCACGGTCAATCAAGAAATGGAGACCCCCTACAGGAGCGGCCAGAAGGTCAATCTGCTGTTCCCCAAAGACAAAATGGTGCTGGTGGACTAA
- a CDS encoding ABC transporter permease, with product MQEKNRGLALFTLLVFLFLLGPLIIISFTSFEPGTVLKFPPGGFSWRWYENIFEVEMFLTTFKTSMFVSLLGNLLALILGIPAAYALSRFEFKGKAALNAVFISPVLIPGIVMGFAMLKYVIVVYDLPIYAGLLVGHTVVMLPFIIRVIASSLSNFDFAVEEAALSLGAGRLETFFKVVLPNIRSGIIAAILIAFLESFNNVDISVFMTGPGVSTLPIQMLTYVENNFDPTIAAISVLLMIVTAILMFIIERLMGLSYFTKR from the coding sequence ATGCAGGAGAAAAATCGAGGGTTGGCCCTGTTTACGCTTCTCGTGTTTCTGTTTTTGCTGGGTCCGCTCATCATCATTTCCTTTACGTCGTTTGAACCGGGAACGGTATTGAAGTTTCCGCCAGGAGGTTTTTCCTGGCGTTGGTACGAGAACATTTTTGAAGTAGAGATGTTTCTGACGACGTTTAAAACGTCCATGTTCGTCTCTTTGCTTGGTAATCTACTGGCGCTCATTTTGGGGATTCCTGCGGCGTATGCGCTCAGCCGCTTTGAGTTTAAAGGGAAGGCTGCGTTGAACGCGGTATTCATTTCTCCGGTATTGATTCCGGGAATTGTCATGGGCTTTGCGATGCTCAAGTATGTCATCGTCGTCTATGATCTGCCGATATACGCTGGGTTGCTCGTGGGTCATACAGTCGTGATGCTGCCCTTCATTATCCGGGTAATCGCATCTAGCCTGTCAAACTTTGATTTCGCGGTGGAGGAAGCCGCGCTGAGTCTGGGCGCAGGGCGCTTGGAAACGTTTTTTAAAGTCGTGCTGCCCAACATTCGATCTGGCATTATTGCCGCGATCCTCATCGCCTTTCTGGAGTCGTTCAATAACGTAGACATTTCCGTCTTTATGACTGGACCAGGGGTAAGCACACTGCCGATCCAGATGCTGACGTACGTGGAAAACAACTTTGACCCGACGATTGCCGCTATTTCCGTGCTGCTCATGATCGTGACGGCCATTCTCATGTTCATCATCGAACGTCTCATGGGACTTTCCTACTTTACTAAACGATAA
- a CDS encoding ABC transporter permease — MKKKGLYLLLLPGVLFLTLFMIIPIVLTIASTFFHEGSFTFQGYLQFLTDPYFMKILLTTLQVSLVTTIACILLGFPTAYYISKLGARKKGILLALAIFPLLTSSVVRSFSWMIILGKKGLLNSSLISIGLIEKPLEILYTPTAMMIGLIHLFLPLIIITLVGVMENIDPDLIKAAESLGASKFTAFRKVIVPLSVPGLIIGSILVFVGSLTAYTTPALLGGKQRVISTFLYQNAITLNDWYMASVIATIMIVITFVVIFLMNKLATKLNPKG, encoded by the coding sequence ATGAAGAAAAAAGGTCTTTATCTGTTATTGCTGCCAGGCGTATTGTTTTTGACGCTGTTCATGATCATTCCGATCGTACTGACCATTGCGTCCACCTTCTTTCATGAAGGGAGTTTTACCTTTCAAGGCTATCTCCAATTTCTGACCGACCCGTATTTCATGAAAATCTTGCTGACTACCTTGCAAGTCAGTCTAGTAACTACGATCGCGTGCATTCTGTTGGGCTTCCCGACAGCCTATTACATTTCCAAGCTAGGGGCCCGCAAAAAGGGCATTCTATTGGCTTTGGCTATCTTTCCTTTGCTGACGAGTTCAGTAGTTCGCTCGTTTAGCTGGATGATTATTCTCGGAAAAAAAGGGCTTTTGAACAGTTCCCTGATCTCAATCGGGCTCATTGAAAAGCCGTTGGAAATATTGTACACCCCTACAGCGATGATGATCGGCTTGATTCACTTGTTTTTGCCCCTCATTATCATCACGCTGGTAGGCGTCATGGAAAACATCGATCCCGATTTGATCAAGGCGGCAGAAAGTCTGGGTGCATCCAAGTTCACCGCGTTTCGCAAGGTCATTGTGCCTCTCAGCGTACCAGGACTCATCATCGGGAGTATCCTCGTATTCGTAGGCAGCTTGACAGCCTACACGACGCCAGCCTTGCTGGGAGGGAAACAAAGGGTCATTTCCACGTTTCTCTATCAAAACGCCATTACGTTAAATGACTGGTACATGGCTTCCGTTATTGCCACGATCATGATCGTCATTACGTTTGTTGTGATTTTCCTGATGAACAAACTGGCAACGAAATTAAATCCGAAGGGGTAG
- a CDS encoding nucleoside hydrolase gives MKQKIILDVDTGIDDALGIILAVKSGEFDLIGITTVNGNVSLGKATENTCKILDLLQVGEQIPVVPGASQPLLRTEFFEHRVHGEDGLGGALRDTPVLTQPSKGFGPDFIIENVLAHSGQITLVMTGPLTNLALAVRKCPQLVHHVKEVIFMGGVVREHGNVTPTAEYNMYVDPEAAKVVFHAGFPELTLVGLDVTRKALLTADHIRELGDTVIAQYVKQSTSDYLERYFERNGVRACAMHDPLAVGVALDRNLVTTQKLYVDVETKSELCDGQTVCDFQNRLSKEPNMNVCLAVDAQAFFERFIRALKA, from the coding sequence ATGAAGCAAAAGATCATTCTGGATGTAGACACAGGCATCGATGATGCACTGGGGATTATCCTCGCAGTCAAAAGCGGGGAGTTTGATCTGATCGGGATCACGACCGTTAACGGGAACGTTTCTCTCGGGAAAGCAACGGAAAATACGTGCAAGATTCTCGATTTGCTACAGGTGGGGGAGCAAATTCCTGTCGTGCCGGGAGCATCTCAGCCGCTTTTGCGGACAGAGTTTTTCGAGCATCGGGTACATGGTGAGGATGGTCTGGGAGGGGCTCTGCGCGATACGCCAGTGTTGACGCAGCCGTCGAAAGGCTTTGGACCTGATTTCATCATCGAAAACGTGCTGGCTCACTCGGGTCAAATCACTTTGGTCATGACAGGGCCATTGACGAACCTGGCACTTGCCGTTCGAAAATGTCCACAGCTGGTGCACCATGTAAAAGAAGTGATCTTCATGGGTGGTGTGGTCCGGGAGCACGGGAATGTCACTCCAACAGCGGAATACAACATGTACGTTGATCCAGAAGCAGCGAAGGTCGTTTTTCATGCTGGCTTTCCTGAGTTGACGCTCGTCGGGCTGGATGTGACGAGAAAAGCGCTGTTGACCGCAGACCATATACGCGAGCTGGGAGATACCGTGATTGCACAGTACGTGAAGCAGAGCACATCTGACTATCTCGAGCGTTATTTTGAACGCAATGGTGTACGAGCGTGCGCGATGCACGATCCTCTCGCAGTGGGAGTGGCCTTGGACCGCAATCTGGTGACGACCCAAAAGCTGTACGTGGATGTGGAAACCAAAAGCGAACTGTGTGATGGACAAACCGTGTGCGATTTCCAGAATCGATTGAGCAAAGAACCCAACATGAATGTCTGTCTGGCCGTGGATGCCCAAGCCTTTTTTGAGCGTTTTATCCGCGCCCTGAAAGCCTGA
- a CDS encoding ABC transporter substrate-binding protein, whose amino-acid sequence MKKWLTGVLSFSMISMALAGCGSSEQPKENAAGGAAKGDPQKLVISTWGFSEDFFRKEVYEPFEKEHNVKIVLEIGNNAERLNKIRQGSSDVDLIYLSDYYAQQGIESGAFEKIDRTRIPNLNEIYDIAKAPLGEEYGPAYTIGQFGIAYNPNVIKTEIKSWKDLWSPEVAGKLTLPNITSTTGPMILDAASQMAGSKEFNEDQAFAKMKEVNKGVVKYYDKTSEYVNMFSQEEIAAGPIMEMYFKDIQAAVPEAKFVTPEEGGYAVMNTVNIVKGSKNKELAEDFINWQLSKDVQEKSAKAKVDSPVNTGVKLTDEEAKGVTYGEEIINKLHKLDMKFVNEHSKAWIDRWNREITQ is encoded by the coding sequence ATGAAAAAGTGGTTAACGGGGGTTCTTTCCTTTTCGATGATTTCGATGGCTTTGGCTGGTTGTGGAAGCAGCGAACAACCAAAAGAGAATGCGGCTGGTGGAGCAGCAAAGGGTGATCCGCAAAAGCTGGTCATTTCCACATGGGGCTTTTCCGAGGATTTCTTCCGTAAAGAAGTGTACGAGCCATTTGAAAAAGAACACAACGTCAAAATCGTTCTGGAGATCGGGAACAATGCAGAGCGTTTGAATAAAATTCGCCAAGGTAGCTCCGACGTCGACCTGATTTATCTCTCTGATTACTATGCACAGCAAGGAATTGAGAGTGGCGCATTTGAAAAAATCGACCGCACTCGCATCCCGAACCTGAATGAAATTTATGACATCGCCAAAGCACCGCTGGGCGAAGAGTACGGTCCTGCCTATACCATTGGACAATTCGGGATTGCCTACAATCCGAATGTGATCAAAACCGAGATCAAAAGCTGGAAAGATCTATGGAGCCCTGAAGTCGCAGGCAAGCTGACGCTGCCAAACATCACTTCTACGACAGGCCCGATGATTTTGGACGCAGCTTCCCAAATGGCAGGCAGCAAAGAATTTAATGAAGACCAAGCTTTCGCCAAAATGAAAGAAGTTAACAAAGGCGTCGTGAAATACTACGACAAGACCTCTGAATATGTAAACATGTTTAGCCAGGAAGAGATCGCAGCTGGTCCGATCATGGAAATGTACTTCAAAGACATCCAAGCTGCTGTTCCAGAAGCAAAATTCGTGACACCTGAAGAGGGCGGCTACGCAGTCATGAATACCGTGAACATCGTGAAAGGCAGCAAGAACAAAGAGCTCGCAGAAGACTTCATCAACTGGCAATTGAGCAAGGATGTTCAAGAAAAAAGCGCAAAAGCAAAAGTAGATTCGCCTGTAAATACCGGCGTGAAGCTCACGGATGAAGAAGCAAAAGGTGTAACGTACGGTGAAGAAATCATCAACAAGCTGCACAAGCTGGACATGAAATTCGTAAATGAACATTCCAAAGCATGGATCGACCGTTGGAATCGCGAAATTACTCAGTAA
- a CDS encoding MetQ/NlpA family ABC transporter substrate-binding protein, with protein sequence MKKTGILLSTLLLAASLLTACGGKQEAAPAAGGAAAEQTKVKVGVTAGPHEEILNKVKEVAKTQGLEVEVVVFNDYVQPNQALDKGNLDANSFQTIPFLDKFNVDHKTKIVEIGKTVTFPMGLYSTKHKKVEEVAEGGVVGIQNDPTNRARALLLYQAAGLIKLKDGVGNAATPLDIVENPKKLEFKELEAAFLARSLNNVELASINTNFAMEAGYNPKKDSIFSETSDSPYVNILAANEANKDNPALKKLVEIYRSEEVKKFIDEHFEGAVLPSW encoded by the coding sequence ATGAAAAAGACGGGAATTTTGCTTAGCACACTACTGCTCGCTGCATCCTTGCTGACTGCTTGCGGCGGGAAACAAGAGGCTGCTCCAGCAGCTGGTGGCGCTGCAGCTGAACAAACCAAAGTGAAAGTGGGCGTAACTGCCGGACCTCACGAAGAAATTCTGAACAAAGTAAAAGAAGTAGCAAAAACGCAAGGCCTGGAAGTAGAAGTTGTCGTATTCAATGACTACGTACAACCAAACCAAGCTCTCGATAAAGGAAATCTGGATGCGAACAGCTTCCAAACCATTCCCTTCCTGGACAAATTCAACGTAGACCACAAAACCAAAATTGTCGAGATTGGCAAAACAGTTACCTTCCCAATGGGTCTCTATTCCACCAAACACAAGAAAGTGGAAGAAGTCGCTGAAGGCGGTGTAGTGGGAATCCAAAACGATCCTACCAACCGCGCTCGAGCACTGCTGCTGTATCAAGCTGCTGGTTTGATCAAGCTCAAGGACGGCGTTGGTAATGCAGCGACTCCACTCGATATCGTAGAAAACCCGAAAAAACTGGAATTCAAAGAACTGGAAGCTGCTTTCCTGGCGCGCTCCTTGAACAACGTAGAACTCGCTTCGATCAACACCAACTTTGCGATGGAAGCTGGCTACAATCCGAAAAAAGATTCCATCTTCTCTGAGACGTCTGATTCTCCCTATGTAAATATCTTGGCTGCAAACGAAGCAAACAAAGACAATCCAGCTCTGAAAAAACTGGTTGAGATTTACCGTTCCGAAGAAGTGAAAAAATTCATCGACGAACACTTTGAAGGAGCTGTGCTCCCATCCTGGTAA
- a CDS encoding methionine ABC transporter ATP-binding protein yields MIQLTDIHKSYTVGNKQVQALKGVTLNVEKGQIFGVIGFSGAGKSTLLRTINLLEKPSSGSVVVNGQDMLSLKEKDLRNARKKIGIIFQHFNLLSSYNVFDNVAEILRMNRVPKDVIKQKVEDLLRLVGLEDKANSYPSQLSGGQKQRVGIARALATDPEILLCDEATSALDPQTTDSILELLLDINRKFNLTIVLITHEMQVIKKICDNVAIMENGVVIEQGTVLDIFSNPQQQTTRNFIKTIFDDDVPQEILSKIKQTGPASKILRVAFRGDAALDPVLGTLSARFPVSTNLLYGSITSIKGTALGILLLHISGEEKDVQTGIEFLRESVYNVEIVSREGGTR; encoded by the coding sequence ATGATACAGCTAACCGATATCCATAAGTCGTATACGGTGGGAAACAAACAGGTTCAAGCCTTGAAGGGCGTAACACTGAACGTGGAGAAAGGTCAGATTTTCGGCGTGATCGGCTTTAGTGGAGCAGGGAAAAGTACCCTGCTTCGCACGATCAACCTGCTCGAAAAGCCGTCCAGCGGCTCCGTCGTAGTCAACGGTCAGGATATGCTTTCGTTGAAAGAAAAGGATTTGCGCAATGCGCGCAAAAAAATCGGGATTATCTTTCAGCACTTTAACCTCTTGTCCTCCTACAACGTCTTTGACAACGTAGCCGAGATTTTGCGAATGAACCGGGTACCCAAAGATGTAATCAAGCAGAAGGTAGAAGATCTATTGCGATTGGTTGGCCTCGAAGACAAAGCAAACTCCTATCCTTCTCAACTATCTGGTGGACAAAAACAGCGCGTCGGTATTGCCCGCGCCCTCGCCACTGATCCGGAGATTCTTTTGTGCGATGAAGCCACCTCTGCTCTCGATCCACAGACGACAGACTCCATCCTGGAGCTGCTGCTGGACATCAACCGGAAGTTCAATTTGACCATCGTGCTGATTACGCACGAAATGCAGGTCATCAAAAAAATCTGCGACAACGTAGCCATCATGGAAAACGGTGTGGTCATCGAACAGGGAACTGTTCTCGATATTTTCAGCAATCCCCAGCAGCAAACGACTCGTAATTTCATCAAGACGATTTTTGACGACGATGTGCCGCAGGAGATTTTGTCCAAAATCAAGCAAACGGGGCCTGCTTCTAAAATTCTCCGAGTCGCTTTCCGTGGAGACGCCGCTCTCGATCCCGTCCTTGGTACCTTGTCGGCTCGTTTTCCGGTCAGTACCAACCTGTTGTACGGCTCTATTACCTCCATCAAAGGAACGGCACTCGGCATCTTGCTCTTGCACATTTCCGGTGAGGAAAAAGACGTACAAACAGGCATAGAATTCTTGCGGGAATCGGTATACAACGTAGAGATTGTGTCACGAGAGGGGGGAACCCGATAA
- a CDS encoding methionine ABC transporter permease, whose translation MDRLTEMIPVFGQSLQETVIMVGFSLFIATLIGIPLGILLVITQGNHLFPNKWIYHILNTFINVVRSLPFIILMVAIIPFTELIVGTSIGIEGAIVPLIVYTAPYISRLMETALLDVDRGVIEAYQAMGASRSQIIFRIMLREARPGIVLCLTIATIGLIGATAMAGAVGAGGLGDLALRYGYQQWDIEVMVITVIILVVLVQLIQSLGNWAARKLKKSA comes from the coding sequence ATGGATCGATTAACAGAAATGATTCCTGTCTTTGGACAGTCGTTGCAAGAAACAGTCATCATGGTTGGTTTCTCCTTGTTCATCGCTACCTTGATTGGTATTCCGCTCGGGATCCTTCTCGTGATTACACAAGGCAACCACCTGTTTCCGAATAAGTGGATCTACCACATCTTGAATACCTTCATCAACGTGGTCCGCTCCTTGCCCTTTATCATCTTGATGGTGGCAATCATTCCTTTTACAGAGCTGATCGTCGGCACATCCATCGGGATCGAGGGCGCGATCGTCCCATTGATCGTGTATACGGCTCCTTACATTTCTCGTTTGATGGAAACAGCCCTGCTCGACGTGGACCGAGGTGTGATCGAGGCGTATCAAGCGATGGGTGCTTCCCGCTCGCAGATCATTTTCCGCATCATGCTTCGTGAAGCGCGTCCTGGTATCGTACTTTGCTTGACGATCGCTACCATCGGCTTGATCGGTGCGACTGCGATGGCAGGTGCGGTAGGTGCGGGAGGCTTGGGTGACCTCGCCCTGCGTTACGGTTATCAGCAGTGGGATATCGAAGTGATGGTCATCACGGTCATTATCCTCGTCGTTCTGGTCCAACTGATTCAATCGCTTGGCAACTGGGCTGCGAGAAAACTGAAAAAGAGTGCGTAA
- a CDS encoding FAD-binding oxidoreductase, whose product MSSIPETLLEDLKKITADDRATTNETMLHQHSKDESHHTPVLPDVVVFPITKEEVSAILKYANERSIPVVPFGVGSSLEGHCIPLQGGISIDFQQMNQIIEVRPEDFLVRVQPGVTRTQLNVALKKHGLFFPVDPGADATIGGMTATNASGTTSVSYGIMRSQVRDLEVVMADGSIIHTGGLSAKSSSGYHLTGLFVGSEGTLGAFTEITLKVYGIPETVIAGRATFPTVKAAVDGAMSLLAAGIAIARVELVDSASIRQVNLHSETDYLEQPTLFLEFHGNESGLAHDVSFARELLQENDCVDFLVETDSKKRAKLWEARHNLAYAFKHGYPGKEMMLTDVCLPLSELTEAVVYTREVIDQSGLAGGVLGHVGDGNFHSTLMFNKQDPAEVQLAEEVNAKIVEYALKKGGTCTGEHGIGIGKKKYLQKEHPDTLPWMKLIKQQFDPNNILNPGKILD is encoded by the coding sequence ATGAGCAGTATCCCCGAGACGTTACTTGAGGATTTGAAAAAGATCACAGCAGACGACCGTGCTACTACAAACGAAACCATGCTCCATCAGCACAGCAAGGACGAGTCCCATCATACTCCCGTTCTGCCCGACGTCGTCGTTTTCCCCATCACCAAAGAAGAGGTTTCGGCCATTTTGAAATATGCCAACGAGCGCTCTATCCCTGTCGTTCCTTTTGGGGTTGGCTCCAGTCTGGAAGGTCACTGTATTCCTTTGCAAGGAGGCATCTCCATCGATTTTCAGCAAATGAATCAGATTATCGAGGTGCGACCGGAGGATTTCCTGGTGCGCGTCCAGCCTGGAGTCACCCGTACCCAGCTGAATGTTGCGTTGAAAAAACACGGCCTCTTTTTCCCAGTCGATCCAGGTGCAGACGCTACCATCGGAGGGATGACGGCTACCAATGCGAGTGGAACTACCAGCGTGAGCTACGGCATCATGCGTAGCCAAGTGCGGGACCTCGAAGTCGTGATGGCTGACGGATCCATTATTCATACGGGTGGCCTTTCTGCCAAATCGTCCTCGGGCTATCATCTCACCGGCTTGTTTGTTGGTTCAGAAGGGACACTCGGCGCATTTACGGAAATCACACTCAAGGTGTACGGAATTCCTGAGACGGTGATCGCTGGCCGCGCGACCTTCCCTACCGTAAAGGCTGCAGTCGATGGAGCCATGTCCTTGCTCGCAGCCGGGATCGCTATTGCGCGAGTGGAGCTGGTCGATAGCGCCTCGATCCGACAAGTCAATTTGCACAGCGAAACAGACTACTTGGAACAGCCTACCCTTTTCCTCGAATTCCACGGCAACGAGTCCGGACTGGCTCACGACGTGTCTTTTGCACGAGAGCTGCTCCAGGAAAATGACTGCGTCGATTTTTTGGTTGAAACAGATTCCAAGAAAAGGGCAAAACTATGGGAGGCACGCCACAATCTCGCCTACGCCTTCAAACACGGTTACCCTGGGAAAGAAATGATGCTCACAGATGTATGCCTGCCTCTCTCGGAATTAACGGAAGCTGTCGTGTACACACGTGAGGTCATTGATCAAAGCGGCTTGGCTGGCGGTGTCTTGGGCCACGTAGGAGATGGCAACTTCCACTCCACCCTCATGTTCAACAAACAGGATCCGGCCGAAGTACAGCTCGCGGAAGAGGTCAATGCCAAGATCGTCGAATACGCCCTGAAAAAAGGAGGCACCTGCACAGGAGAACACGGCATTGGGATCGGGAAAAAGAAATATCTCCAGAAAGAGCATCCTGACACTCTGCCTTGGATGAAGCTGATTAAGCAACAGTTCGATCCCAACAACATCTTAAATCCGGGCAAAATCTTGGATTAA
- a CDS encoding YxcD family protein: MEKIKFDEQILINAICLHVASKKQIQPNEVEVELMWDEEYGFSAEVYTMGRKQVFIEVNLIEAIRFYLETQMQRNPYSAGIELVLDDEEGILAYVTYQS; the protein is encoded by the coding sequence ATGGAAAAGATAAAGTTTGACGAACAAATTCTGATCAACGCCATCTGCCTGCATGTGGCGAGCAAGAAACAAATTCAACCGAACGAGGTTGAGGTTGAACTGATGTGGGACGAGGAGTACGGCTTTTCGGCTGAGGTCTACACCATGGGTAGAAAACAGGTCTTCATCGAGGTTAATCTCATTGAAGCCATCCGATTCTACCTGGAGACACAGATGCAGCGCAATCCGTATTCTGCGGGTATCGAGCTGGTACTGGACGACGAGGAAGGCATTCTCGCTTACGTCACGTATCAGAGCTAA
- a CDS encoding siderophore ABC transporter substrate-binding protein, whose translation MNKKWMMVFMAVLLALVIAACGSNSATPAPAQTPAASTDATKAPEAAKESEEVTIKHKLGEAKLKKNPQTVVAFDYGVLDSLDKLGIEVTGVAQSNLPPYLEKFKDAKYKNIGSLKEPDFEKINAMKPDVIFISGRQQDAYEELNKIAPTIFMGVDTSKYMDSFTTNMKSLGTIFGKEAQVEEEMGKINDSIKALTDKTTTNGKNALIVMTSEGKLSAFGPGSRFGILHDVFGFTPVDSNLEVSTHGQSISSEFVVEKDPDYLFVVDGGIVSKNKDAAVSAKQTIENDLIKNTKAFKNGNIIYLDANYWYLSGGGLVSTSSMANEVLADLK comes from the coding sequence GTGAACAAGAAATGGATGATGGTTTTCATGGCGGTGCTACTAGCATTAGTTATAGCTGCGTGCGGTTCAAATAGCGCGACTCCTGCTCCTGCACAGACTCCAGCAGCTTCCACAGATGCTACAAAAGCTCCTGAGGCTGCGAAGGAATCAGAAGAAGTAACCATCAAGCATAAACTGGGCGAAGCAAAACTGAAGAAAAATCCGCAAACCGTCGTAGCCTTCGACTATGGTGTTCTGGACTCATTGGATAAGCTGGGGATTGAAGTCACTGGTGTAGCACAATCCAATCTGCCTCCATACTTGGAGAAATTCAAAGATGCAAAATATAAAAACATCGGTAGCCTGAAAGAGCCGGACTTCGAGAAAATTAACGCGATGAAGCCAGACGTGATTTTCATTTCCGGCCGTCAACAAGATGCTTATGAAGAACTGAACAAAATCGCTCCAACAATCTTTATGGGCGTAGATACTTCGAAATACATGGATTCCTTTACTACTAACATGAAATCCTTGGGTACAATCTTTGGAAAAGAAGCGCAAGTCGAAGAAGAAATGGGTAAAATCAATGACTCCATCAAAGCTCTGACTGATAAAACAACCACGAATGGTAAAAATGCTCTGATCGTTATGACGAGCGAAGGGAAACTGAGCGCATTCGGGCCAGGCTCCCGTTTCGGTATCCTGCATGATGTATTCGGATTCACTCCAGTAGATTCGAACCTGGAAGTTTCTACTCACGGCCAAAGCATTTCCTCTGAATTCGTAGTAGAGAAAGACCCTGACTACCTGTTTGTAGTCGATGGTGGCATTGTTTCCAAAAACAAAGATGCAGCAGTCTCTGCAAAACAAACGATTGAAAACGACCTGATCAAAAATACAAAAGCATTTAAAAATGGCAACATCATTTATTTGGATGCTAACTACTGGTACCTCTCCGGTGGCGGACTCGTGTCCACCTCCAGCATGGCAAATGAAGTATTGGCTGACCTGAAATAA